The genomic DNA AGAGGCCTGTCTGCGGGACGACCCATTTAAATTCCAGTTTTGAACTACGCTGAAAATTGCAATCGTCTCGAACAAAGCAGGTAGAGCTCCAGCTAGCTGGACCCAAAGTGTTTGGATGCGTAGGGAACCGGGTCCACAGGAATAACATGGCCGAGCTGCAATGAAGTGTGCTTTCCCACTGCAATGGGACATTTGTTCTGTATCATTTACCTTGGCACTAGGCGTGTATTGCTCTTTGACTATCGGCTTTGGCAATGGAGCCTCCAGTGGGCCTGAACCGGAGACGCTAGCGGCATGCATCTATTTCAGCATCAGATTGGTCGTACCCTGATAGAACTGCTTGCACACCATACAGCAGTGTTCAGGGGCCGACGACGGGACCTGGTAGTGCGTCGCTGGCTGCAGGGGCTTGCTCCCCACCTTCATGTACGTGACAGCGCTTATACGAATGCAGAAGGATTTGAAAGTCTTTGATACTAACCGTCACGGGCTCTCCTGGCTGCAGGCGGCATTGTCTTTGAAGAAGAGCGCGCTGTCCCCTGCAGTCGCATGGCGGGGACTCGACGTGCTGTGGTGGGCGAACTTGTTCGTAGTCCCGCAGTGTCTTCCCAAGGTTTGGGTACACTAAAGTTCCAGTCAGTTTGTTTCCACCGGTGCCTGGTacaaagaaaaaggactCACCCGGTACTTGTGGCGCTTCCTCTTTTGATGCTTCTGTGATTGGGGACGGCAAGAGTTTTTCCACGTCGAATAACGTATCGGGTGTGTCGTAGAGTGGATCTATTTCACTTTCTTCTGTGAATCCGAGCGTCTGGGAACAGCTGACGCAATGCCTACCGAATCTCGGACATTCTTTTGGATAAGGGTGCGACTCATCATATGAGGAATACTGAAGATGTCAACAAGGATTCGTCAAAGCCCTGCTTTCACCGCCTGAAGTCGCGCGCACTTACCTGCGGAGGGATTCGTCTCTGGTTGATGAAGACAGAGAATgagcagaaaggaggaacCTGAAAGCAGTTCCTGCTTCTATCCTTGTAGCTACCAACATGCAATGACGCAGTTTCCTTACCGACACATCACTGCAGGCACCCTCAATGTCTGAACGGTCGTTGTGTTTCGCTGAGTATGGGTAGCAGCTGGATCGTAACACACCTTCCATCCAAAAGCCGGGACACGCGACAAGCGTTGCCAAGCACTGTGGAAAGCAAACTGGCATTGACATGCCCGCGCTGAGTCCTACACCTGCTCTATCAGCAAAAGCTCTGGGATTCCTTTTATCTTGTCGCTTACCCAAAGGCATCCAGCAAATGGGGAATATACTAGCGCTGAGCGAGGTGTATACAGGGTCATGCGTTGTAATTCCATCAGCGAAGAGACTTGCCAATACATCCCAAGGTAAGCACTAGCGCTGCGAATAAGGTTGTCAGTGTTATAAACATGTGACACAAGTTCGAGCATGATGGGATTACCATATGCGGTACTGTGCTTCGCTTGTCTTTCCAACTTTGCTTTGATATTTCGCTGGGAAGCTGGACCGGCAAGTAGTCTTGAGACTTTGAAAATGGCAGTATATCTTTCCCACCTTCCTATGACACCATTCATGACGGAGTCGCTGACGTCTGCCGTTGTAAATTCGGACATGGTGATTGGATAAAGCACAGATCCGAGGCAATTCGCGCCTGCCGTTCAATATCATCTCATGGACAGTCGCAGAATTAGAAGAGAATTTCTGTACCAGTCAGCATTGGAAGACAAGGTAACGGCCTGCATAGAGGGGTACGTGTGGTTATTTTTGCCGTGCTAGTAAACACGTAGTAGATTTCGCACCGGAGTATCCATACAGGGGGAGGAATAAAGGGAGGTACCACATCGATAACAGCTGCAGCAACGGACTGGATGAGTCCTTTTAGCATCGTCATGGACATCATGGACATAGTGCTAAGGGCAGGAACTAAAATGGCCTAGTTGACAAGCTATGGCTGCATGAAAATATGTAAATGCTACTGTACCTTTTGACCCAGCTTCCGACTGTGCTCTGCCCAGTAGTCCCGTCATCCTGCAGATCCAGTGATATTGCCACAGCTTCGGTTTGCCGAAAGACAGTTGCAGCCGGACCATTTCGTGAGATCGAAGCCAAATGCGTTCCGGGCTGGGCCTCCTGGGAACTCAGCTTGGCGCTCGACGGGTTCTGCATGTGTATTTTCTCCCTTGTCGCACTACAGTACAAATGAGGGAAAAGTGCGATCATTTCAAGGCAATGCTGAAGCATACGTGGGGCTGAGATATATCAGTCTTGGCCAGCGCTTGCGTAAACCGCAAGGATTGACCCTCATCCATAACTGGAAGGGCAAATTGTCCACTGGCATGAGCAGAACTATTGCTTACCCACCTTTGTTCATGAGCCAGTTGTATCCCTCGATATCGAATAGTTCTAGTGCTGAGTCATATAATTGCTTGAATTGTTGTATTTCTTTTGGACTCCCTCCTGTTGCAACTCGAGCCAGGTCATCCGGATCCGGCAGCAGCCGGAACAGAGGATCATCCTTTGTGTAGTGTACAGCGACTTTGTCCGGGACCTCGTGGGCCGTCTCACCCCCACTCGCCTGCGCGGctgcgagaaagacgaacaaCAGAACACCAAAAAAGGTCATGTTTACCATCCTTCAACACGTTTGGCAGCGCCTGGTCTAGGGTGGGATGGATAAGTTTCGCAACCCACGGCATGATAGGGGTGGGAAACCAGTAGCCGAAACCAGTGCGTCGCCTGTACGTACAGGTTTCAAATTCGTTGACTAGCATGCTGTATCCCTTGTATATCATCCTTCTCGTAGCAATGTAAAAACAGAAGGATCTGTTACGCACACCACTTGTGGGTCTCCCTTGTTAACGCGCAGGTGTGAGTGTCTCCTACATCGAATTTGTTCGCATGAGACATCTGTAGCTATGCCTTCTTGCTAGCCATTGCTCGACGCTTCCATACACGATAGGGGCATGActcttccctgtttctcaACTGATGTCCCTCGCGACGAAAACAGGAACGTGGACACAATTAGTTGATTTCTGTGTGCGAATGACTAGGGGACACATTTGCACTCGCCGCGTAATGGCCCGTCTTGATTCACTCGGTCGCCTGACAGATTGCCCAATACTGGAAAACGAGGGCTAGAGAAAAGCGTTCTTCACTACAAGTGAGTCAAGCTAAATTTTAAAGTCGGGGACTCGTGCATTGGTCCTCATGTCAGGACTTCATCGGTGCGTAGCTGTTGCAGTCCCATCGTCCCTGCTGACTTCACGTCTTGCGCCTGCAGCATCTGATGCAGACGCGACATGTCTATCGTATGACTGCCTCTTTTTGTGCTCCCATATGACGGGTATCGTCACCGAATGCGGACACTGTTCCGAGTGGTTTCGGCACACGGTACCATTGGGTAACAATGCACTCTAAACAGGATTCTTGTGTGATTTGCCTCGAATTATTTTGGCAATTGTTGCGTCAGTTCACTATCTGCCGCCATCCTTCATAAACATACCACCAGTTTCGTCTTGGTGGAGTCCCGACATTTCTTCACGAGCACAGCCGATGTAGACACATCGTTTGACAGTCAGATAACTGGGGGAGATCCGATGTAATCCACGGCTGCACAGTCAGAGACTTCCCTGATTCCTTCAAAATATTCCCTCACTTGTTTTCGCTGTTCCCTTGTCCAAAATGTCCAGCATATTACCCACCTAGTTTGCTTCCCTTGACGAAGTTCTTTACAGCGAAATTCTGCCACACTAGGAGGGGCGTCAGTTGGTGTTACAGATTGCTGTGTCCCTTCCTCGGATGAAGCCCGCCCTTTCTGTCCGGTGATTGCACTCTTCCACAACGTATGCATATGCTCCACCTGGTCCGGGCTGTCAGCGAACGCGCGTAACTCTTCCCAAAGAAATCTTTTTACTGTTTTCACAGTAGATGCCCTTGCCACCAATGAGGTGAACCACATGAACTGAGAGCAGAATTCTCGGCTCTCACGTATCATACTCATGATGAAGTTGagctcgccgccttcgcacACTATCTCGTGGTTCTGGGCCTCAAGAACCCGAAATGGGCAAACATTAACCTGGTCCGTAGATTCATGGAAAGGTGGATTGCACATAGAGAGTGCAAAcatctctccgttctcgacTACACCAGAGAAAAACTTAACTGGATCTTGCTGGTGTCGCAAATGCACGCACGAGCCAAGGCCATTGAGATTGACGTTTTCACGCGCTAACTCCAGAGAACGCTTACTGATATCGGAGCCTACAAACGTCCATCCATACTCGGCGCAACCCAGTAGAGGATACACGCAGTTTGCCCCAACACCAATATCCAAGACCTTGATATGTTTACCACGGAGCGGCTGTGCTTCTTGTGCCGCACGCCGGACTGCCGGGGAATCACCATCGCGCCCGTGAAGAGCCAAGTGCAGTGCGCCCTCTTGTTCAACATCGACCAAGAGATCGGCCATGTGGTGTATATAATTCGCTCGCGAAGGAATACACGGTACAAGGAAATGTTCGTGGCTTAAAGGTAGTTCAAACTTCAGCCCGTAAAACTCCATCATCAGGGCTTTGGCGAGCTCATATAGAGCCATGGTACTCGTCATATCAAGAGAAAAGCCGCCATGCTTTTTTGGGGCAAGGTACTTCTTCAGATCATGGTACTTCTCTCCGAGCGCTCCGTAGTCAACAGTACCATTGCTGTGCCTGTTACGTGGATGCATTCTATTATTGTTGCAAGAATACCGCGCAGCCTTTAACCGCTTCCTGCTCTGATATTCTATAGCATCTTCACAAACTTCTACGGTCACTGAAGAACTTTCGGTTCCGGCGAAGCACGCGCTCGCACAGCGATCTGAAACACCTTCGGATCGTTGTATCTTGGTCTCCGACGTTATGTGGCTTCCCGCATTCTTTCTGTCCAGTCGAAATCGGGGAACCATCTTCTGTTTGCCACTCTCAACCCGCCGAGTGCTCGTGCGTTCCTCATGTTCCGCCATTTGAGCTGATGGAAAATGATCCAGAGCCGCCTCGGCGGCggcgtttcgcttccgcGGCATCTCCGGCCCAATAACGCTGCGGGAGCAGCTGTCACTACCTTGGGCTTTGGAGCCCCGAATGCTATCAAGGCAGGACTGTTGACAAACTTCTTCACAAGCGGTGACATTTCCTGAAAGATGCCACGCGCAGACACTGGGCACGCCGTTCTCTGTAAACACGCTGTGGAAGCAACCTGCGTCACATGTAAACTGCATGATGCATTCCTTGTGGCTCTGAACAACTTCTCTTGACAGCAGTCGCTAACTTTGCTCACCTTTGTCCGGAAATCTCTGAGAGCCATTGCAGTTGTGCGACACGTCGACAACTTCCCTGTCGCCCTCATGTGGCCCTGCACGAGACTCCGGTGGATCATTCCTGGCAGCTAGCTTGCCATTCTGTTGAGTCCCCACAGATAGAACGCCTATTCCCCGCTCCATTGCTGCACCGAGACTCCAAACACCGCGTCCTCAGAATTTGTATTGCCCAATGCACGACCAAATAAAACCAAGGGGCCTGGTGAACATGAATTATGCCGGTGGCCAGGCAGCTTGATAATGGCCGACTCGCTGCAACACACGTTCCACAGAGCACATGAAGGCGGATCCGCACAAAAACTTGTGTTTCGGGCGCGTCTGATTGGCCACAGCGTCCATGTTTATCGAGTTGCGCatgaagcagaagacggagtCGTGTGTCACCGACGATTGACTatgcagcgagaggcggacgTTGCGGTGCGCCCTGCTTGTTGGTGCCGTTGTGGCTGCCTGTAACAGTTTCTCCTCAGGGATCCATTTTCAAAAACTTGATTTCTCACCACCCCCTCCAAACGAACAGGTAAGTACGGCAGCGTCCATCTGGAGGAGtgggaaagacgaggaccAACGACCGGATGTTTACGCAACGCACAACAAGAATCCGTGTGCCCATTCAAGGAAAGTGAATCTTACCTCATTTTGCTCATGgcgttgcatgcacggcGTCGGTGCCAGGGACTGTTCaccgcctgcatgcgctgggtCCGCAGTGTCGTAGCTGACCGCAAAGGCAGATGACCTTTTCATCTGCCTTTGCGCCGCCCATTCAGCAAGACCGTGTACACAGTTTTCGCCAGCAAGTTGATTGCTCGGAATGGTTCCGTGCGGTTGCATAATTTGCCTCAAGTGTGAAACGCTTCTGTCTTGGGTTGCCGATCCAGCACGGCCGACCAACGGTAGGAGCCACGCAGGCAGGAAAGCCTGCAGGGCTGCAAGCTCCCGCCCTCAATTCCTCGTGAACAGGTCCCGCAGAGTCTTTCTCTACAGTTGAAAACTGCCAGATctgcaggagaaacagagagaatgGAAGTGGCAGGGAAGGCCCAACCAAATGGTTCCGGTGCACAGCCGAACCATAGTGCGATACGGAGACGCACACCTGGATCTACAGAAGAGCAGTGAGTCAACCAGAGCCGATGAGCTCGCGCACTGATGCTCTGGAGTAATTCCAGCAATGCTGCCTTGAAAACGGGGCTTAGAATTTGTACTGTTGAGCGTCCTGGCATGCTAACGAAATGGCCGCAAATCACCGAAGGCGGCACGAAAGCCCTGGCTGATTTGCACGGGCATCCGCCAGCAATGGAGTGAGCCAGCAGCTGGAATGTCcttgtctgtgtttctcaGAAAGCACCTGACGTGGGATGAGGAGGCAATTGCCGAACACGATTTGGAGCGTGGGACCCGCATGAAAATCGATGAGCCGCCTACCCCGTATCACCGGCGAGGATCGGTAGGACTCTTCTGGGGAAACTTGAACGGGGGCGGGCAGCTACGGGGATACCGCGTTCAGAAAGCTCCATTCCCAATAGCACCTTCATCTGTGAGGGAGTAGATACTATGCAGGAGCAGCGTACGTATTAGGTTGGGTGACGTTACAAAAGGACCAGGTACGACGCTGCGTAGAAACGCGCCCAGTCCTTGGCAGAATATTCGTGACGGCAGAGTGTCCGGGACGAATGAGAGCGTAGTGGCTTTCAGTTTTCTGGGATGCGCCATTCCCTCCGTGCGTAAACTCGAAAACCTGCTCAATAGGCGCCGCTTATCTGGCAGTTCCGTTTTTTCCATGCGTGCTACCATTTTCTTGCAGGAAGTCGAATGCGATGATGAACAAGATTCGCTACCGGTAACAGCACATCTACACCTCACACCCATtcgcgagaggaggcaaggAACATGATTCGCTGGTTTTGCGTGTTGAAGGGGCTAAGTGATTCCGGCAGAAGTCCTGTGTCATCTGGTCTTTAATGGAAAATGAGTGCGCAGTCCACCTTCCCCTGGTTGTgcgttctcccttctgtccgCAGCCAAGCGAAGCTGTTTCCGCTGCAACCCTTCAGGCGTGCCTCGAACATTTAGAGGTGAACGAAGAAGGGCAGGCGTtaaacgaggaagaacttGAAGAAAAACGGCGCCACGAGTttgaagagaagcggaaagaacACTATTGTGAATTCCAACGCGTTAAGCTCATGCGAGAAGCATtcaacgaggaagaggagacgtgACAGCCTAAATTTTGAGGTCATCAGTCTGTGGCGCAGTGTATATTCTTTTGAAGAACGGTTCCTCGTGTCTGGGGAAAACGACAGGAGTCAACACTTGACATCGCGGTCAATGCCTGTTCGCCGGTGGTCACGAGCGCTCTTGTGAGCGGCAGTTTGCCTTTCACCTGGTGTGGAAAGGCCAGTTTTCCGAATATATGTCTTTCTGCCATCAAGTAACACAGCTTGACTTCGTCATTCGAGTTGCGGAAGTTCTCTTTGAGCCTGTAGGCGTCGAGGTCAGCTTCATACAAGACTGCGCTCGCAGCATTTGGCGTGCACTAAACAATAACCATTGTGACAGGCCGACGCTGATCATGATAACCCCCCTGTGCGTCACAGGCAGGATTCAGGTCGCCTCTAACGACCACTCACTCGAAAAATACAGACGCAGGGATATATGGTTCCCGTTTCACTCGGATTCTACAGTCGGTGCTCTACGCCTCTCATGTGGCTACTTCTTCGAAAGCCCACACAAAAGGTTCAGTGTGTATTGTCGTAGGCTGGAGAGTTCGGCAACGTCGCCTTCGAAGATAGAGACGCAGCGTTGTTGTCACATGAGATGTACTTGTCAATGGTGGCGGTGTTCGCACTGTACAAGAGACGGTCACTTACAGTCACGCAGAAATCCTGGGAGCTGCGTCGGATGCCAGTTTATCAGAGGTTACGTTACGCTCTGTGGCATACATGTTTTCGCGCGCCAAATTGCACCTGCTCTCTTTCAACGAAGTGGTCCACTATACAACCGCGTCAGGAGATATGCAGCTGACAGGGCCTGGCTGTCCTGATTTTACCAGAGATGCACTGTCACGCCTCGCTCGGCGCCGGTGGCACATGCGGAGGTTGTCTGCGTTCTCCCTCGGGTCCTGAAGACGCTGACGCCCGCTGCATCCCTACTTTTCTGTGCCTCCGTGGCACGCATCTGAAGCTGCGGGAATCTCGGCCTTATTTCGCCGTTGTCTGCGGCAGGCATGTGAAATCCCTGGTTCGAGCAATTAGCTCATTCTTACCTAACGCTTCACACATGCGCCGAAAGAGATCGCTCCGATATCGGACAATTGACATTCTGGATTCTCCGGACTCCCGTGCTGTTCGGGAGTGAGGGCAACTGGGAGCGGGCCTGTCCAAGAAAGCCGTCCACTCCTTGCACCTGCCAGCTGATCGCAGAAGGAATGTCCTAGTAGAGACTCTGTGTCATCCCGGCTGAAAGAATACCAGCTTATTGAGTCGACTGTGGAAGCCGTTTTGTCGGTTTGTACCTTCCACCCCGTCGCATGTAATAACGAGTGGTCCGATTGTGCAAACCGCCCGGGGGACGACTGTCGAGCcggtgtttttctttcgctggAATCCTGATGTGTTGAATTTGACACACCACCAATCTTGTATACTGGACTAGGGGTAGCAGGCGCTCCGTTGAAGTCGGAAACCGGATGATGCAATGAGAAATTCGCCAGGCAGTTCGAGTTACCAGAACGTCCCGTCGTTGGGATCCCCCGGCAAACGCGTGGGACTCGAGGCGAAACATTTTTCCGCGTGGGCAGGCTACGGCCTCTGTCAACAATCGACGCTTCCATCGGAGAGCACAACACCAGCTCCCCACGAGAACATCTTCCTCTTGCGTCAGTAAAGCGGCCAGCGCCAGTAGGAGTGTTGGGCATCATGGCGATCTTTGGGTTGTCTACCAGTATCGCCGGGCACAAATTggcagacgacgacgaaACAGTAAAGCCTGCGTCATGTGAGAGCTCGCTAGCAGCTCTACTGAAACATTTCGCATaagcgtctctcttcctaACCGACTCAGCACGAATTGACTCGCAATGGCTCTGCGACGAACACTCTGTCATCTTTTCTGGTTTCAGTCGAAGAACAACATGGGTCTTTCCACCTGAATACGGCCGGCATCTGGAGGACGCCTTGGTGGATTGATGCAGCGATGCAGACTCC from Neospora caninum Liverpool complete genome, chromosome VIII includes the following:
- a CDS encoding putative protein phosphatase inhibitor 2, whose protein sequence is MEVAGKAQPNGSGAQPNHSAIRRRTPGSTEEQKHLTWDEEAIAEHDLERGTRMKIDEPPTPYHRRGSEVECDDEQDSLPPSEAVSAATLQACLEHLEVNEEGQALNEEELEEKRRHEFEEKRKEHYCEFQRVKLMREAFNEEEET